A stretch of DNA from Hydrogenophaga sp. SL48:
CATCGAGCCAACCCAGTTGGTCCAGCGCCGACACCAGGGCCACCATCAACGGAACCAATTGCCCCTCGCTGCATTTGGCCGCGATGCCGATGCCACGGCTGAAGCTGGCGATGGCCTGCACGCCATCGGCGCCGACCTTGCTCACCCAATCCCCCCGGCCCGCGCGCATCAGCGTGAGATCGTTGCGACCCTGGCCGCTGACCAGCTCGGGGTGGCGGGACATGGCGTGCGCGACGCGCTGCGGAGCGAGCCCGTAGACGGGGTCTGGGTCGGTCGGCGTCAACCGGGCAAACGCATGGGCCAGTGAGCGTAGCGGCAAGGCGTAGTTGGGCGCGCTGCAGCCGTCGGTACCGCGCACCAGCTGCTCGACCGGCACACCCGAGAAGTGGCTCACACTCTGCGCGATCTGCCGTTGGACGGGGTGCTGCGTGTCCAGATAGCCGCTGAGCGGTTGTCCCAGCGCATGGGCCAGCAGCAGCATGCCGGTGTGTTTGCCCGAGCAGTTGTGGTGAAAGCGGTTGAAGATCGCACCCGGTTCGGGCTGGCGCCCGGTGGCACCGTAGAAGTAGGGCACGTGGCTCCCGCAGGCCAGTGTGGCTTCGTTCGCGCCCATGCGGGCCAGGAGGCTGGCCACGCGGTCCACGTGCATCGGCTCGCCGCTGTGGCTGGCACAGAGCAGGGCCACGTCGGCATCGTCCAGACCCAGCCGGTCGGCGGCGAGGGCGATCAACGGCATGGCTTGAAACGGTTTGAGCGATGAGCGGGTGAACAGCGGCGAGTCCACGTCACCGACGCTGGCCAGCAACTCGCCCTGGGCATTGACCACGGCCAGCGAGCCGTGGTGGATGTTCTCCGGATGACCGCCACGGTAGCTCACCGTGATGGATACGTGGCGGGGGAGGGCCGTCAAGGCTGGCGGGATTGTGGGCATGTGATGGCTCCGGTTTCGGCGGAGTGTATGACCGGGTTGGTGACCCTTGGGCATAATGATCTTTTCCCTTCTTGAACCGCCCCGGAGACACATCCCATGAAGCAAATCACCGCCGTCATCAAACCGTTCAAGCTCGAAGAAGTGCGCGAAGCGCTGGCCGAGCAGGGTGTGACGGGTCTGACGGTGACGGAGGTCAAGGGCTTCGGCCGGCAAAAGGGGCACACCGAGCTCTACCGTGGCGCCGAGTACGTGGTGGACTTTCTCCCCAAGGTCAAGCTGGAGGTGGTGGTCAAGTCGGCGGATGTCGAGCGTTGCGTGGATGCCATCGTTCGCGCCGCACGCACCGGCAAGATCGGTGATGGCAAGATTTTTGTGACCTCGGTCGAACGTGTGGTGCGCATCCGCACCGGTGAAGAGGACGAAACGGCGGTCTGACCGGGCTCAGATCGCGTCCACGCGCGCCGCTGGCGAGAAGCCGGCGGCTTGAACCAGGTCGGGAAGCAGCCGCGCAGCGTCTGCATCAACCCGAATCAGGTTCATCTGCCAGTCACCCATGAACTGCTGCTGCACGCCAGTGTGCAGGAACGCCAACAGGCTGTCGTAGTAACCGCCCAGGTTGAGCAGCCCGACCGGTTTGTCGTGGTAGCCCAGCTGGCGCCAAGTCCAGACCTCAAAAAATTCTTCCAGCGTGCCGATGCCCCCCGGCAATGCGAGGAAAGCGTCAGCGTGTTCGGCCATGAGGCGTTTGCGTTCGTGCATGGTGTCCACGACATGCAGCTCGCTGCAACCGTGGTGCGCCCACTCTTTTTCCACCAGTGCCCTGGGAATGATGCCGATCACCCGTCCGCCGGCGGCCATGGTGGCGTCGGCCACCAAGCCCATCAGACCATTGCGACCTCCGCCGTACACCAGTTGACCGCCATGGCGACCGATCCATTCGCCCACGGCACGGGCGGCGTCTGCGAACGTGGGGTCGGCACCCGGTCGGGAGCCGCAATAGACGCACAAGGAAAAGGTGGGGGTGCTCATGGGTCTGGAGAGAGGGAGGGGGTCAAAGCCAGCGAACCCAGATCGCTGCGCTCCAGGTGCCTGCGCACAGCAGCAGGCTCAGCAGCACGGCGGCGCTGCCCATGTCTTTGGCCCGCTTGGACAGGGTGTGCCATTCCGGCCCGATGCGATCCACGGCAGACTCCACGCCCGTGTTGAGCAGCTCAACGATCATCACGAACAGCACCACACCGGTCAGCAACACCACTTCGACCCAGGTCCGCCCCAGCCAGAAGGCCAAGGGCAGCATGACCAGTGCTGCCATGGCCTCCTGTCGGAACGCGGTTTCGCCCCATCCGGCACGCAGGCCTGCCAGGGAATAACCAAAGGCGTGCCATATGCGCGGCAGTCCGGTTCGAGCTTTTTGCGCGTCCGGGGCTTCTTGTGGCGTGGATGGGTTCATGAAGGGAGCGTCAGCGCTTGTCGCGCTTGGGTGTTTCGATGGGCTGGAAGTGCACCAGCCGGGTTCCGGCCAATGCGTCGTGAACGAACTGCCGCTGGACATGAAACCGCGACAGCAGCGCCCAGACCAGCACCCACCCGACCACGATCACCGCCAGTTCTCCACCGGGCAGTGAGAAGGCTGCACCACCGGCCAGCGGTGGCAGAAACCACAGCCAACTCAAGACGTAGCGCCACAGGGCCCGTGTCTGTGTCAGCGGCCGCCCTTGACTGTCCACCACGCGGATGTTCCAGGTTTTCATGGCCAGGGTCTGGCCCTTGGCCCAGAACCACGCGAAGTAGATCCCGAACACCACGAACAGGAAGGCCTGTTGCAGATGGCGGTTGTCCAACGCGTGCCGGGTTTGGGTGAGGGTGGAGAACAGGTAGCCGGCGATGAAGACCACACCAAACAAAAGCATGCCTTCATACAGCCAGCAGGCCATTCGTCGCCGCAGTGGCGGGGCCATCAGGTTGGCCGCCTTGGTCTGAAAAGGGGGAGAAGCGGGGTCGGTCATCGGGCGGTGGAGGGATTCAGGGGCGGATTGTCGCACTGCGCGCCCTGCCTTTTTTGACCCTCAAGCCTGTCTGATTCCACAAAGACGGATCGCAACCTCTGTTGCAGTGCGATAATGTCCGGCTGCAATTCAAAAAGGCAAACGGGTCAAGGTCCGGCGGGGTATGTGTCCGCTCATGTCCATTGGCCTCAAGTTCCGACGCCGCTTCACAAGAGTGGGCGAAGGAGCACCCAAGGTATTTCGTCAGAGAAATTCTCGAAAGGTTCATCATGGAAATCAACAAGGCCGAACTGGCCTCCGCTGCAGCCGCGTCCGGCGCAGCCCCCCAAGAACTCCGCGGCGCAGAAATCCTCGTCAAGGCCCTTCAGGCCGAAGGCGTGAAGTACATCTGGGGCTATCCCGGCGGTGCTGTGCTGCACATCTACGACGCGTTCTACAAGCAGGACACCATCCAGCACGTGCTGGTGCGCCATGAGCAGGCCGCTGTGCACGCTGCCGACGGCTATGCCCGCGCCACCGGCGACGTTGGGGTGTCCTTGGTGACCTCGGGTCCCGGGCTGACCAATGCCGTCACCGGCATCGCCACAGCCTACATGGACAGCATCCCGATGGTGATCATCGCTGGCCAGGTGCCCACCGCCGCGATCGGTCTGGACGCCTTCCAGGAGTGCGACACCGTCGGCATCACGCGTCCCATCGTCAAGCACAACTTCCTGGTGAAGGACGTGCGCGATCTGGCCTTGGTGATGAAGAAGGCCTTCCACATCGCGCGCACCGGCCGCCCGGGTCCTGTGGTGGTGGACATTCCGAAAGACGTGTCCTTCAACAAGACCGCTTTCGCAGGTTACCCCGAGTCGGTCGAGATGCGCTCGTACAACCCGGTGCGCAAGGGCCACGGCGGCCAGATCCGCAAGGCCCTGCAGCTGTTGCTGACAGCCAAGCGTCCCTACATCTACACCGGTGGCGGCGTGCTGCTGGGCAATGCGGTGCAGGAACTGCGCACGCTGGTGGACTTGCTGGGCTATCCGGTCACCAACACGCTGATGGGTCTGGGTGCCTATCCCGCCTCCGACCGCAAGTTCCTCGGCATGCTGGGCATGCACGGCACGGTGGAAGCCAACAACGCGATGCAGAACTGCGACGTGCTGCTGGCCGTGGGCGCGCGCTTTGATGACCGCGTGATCGGCAACCCCAAGCACTTCGCTCAGAACGAACGCAAGATCATCCACATCGACATCGACCCGTCGAGCATCTCCAAACGCGTCAAGGTGGACGTGCCCATCGTGGGCGACGTGAAGGATGTGCTGACCGAGCTGATCAACATGGTGCGCGAAACCAGCACCCGGACCGACGAAAAGGCGCTGGCGGGTTGGTGGGAAGCCATCGAAGGCTGGCGTTCGACGGACTGCCTGAAGTACGACCGCGGCAACAAGGACGTGATCAAGCCGCAGCACGTGGTGGAAACGCTCTGGAACATGACCAAGGACGCCGATGCCTACATCACGTCCGACGTGGGACAGCACCAGATGTGGGCCGCGCAGTACTACAAGTTCAACGAGCCGCGCCGCTGGATCAACTCCGGTGGCCTGGGCACCATGGGCGTGGGCATTCCCTACGCCATGGGCATCAAGTTGGCCAAGCCCGAAAGCGAAGTGTTCTGCGTGACCGGCGAAGGCTCGGTGCAGATGTGCATCCAAGAACTCTCCACCTGCCTGCAGTACAACACGCCGATCAAGATCGTGGCGCTCAACAACCGTTACCTCGGCATGGTGCGCCAGTGGCAGGAGCTCGACTATGAGGGCCGCTACAGCCACAGCTACATGGACGCACTGCCTAACTTTGTGAAGCTCGCCGAGGCCTACGGCCACGTCGGCATGCTGATCGAGCGCCCGCAGGACGTGGAAGGTGCCTTGCGCGAAGCGCGCAAGCTCAAGGACCGCACGGTCTTCATGGACTTCCGCACCGATCCGACGGAAAACGTCTTCCCCATGGTGCGTGCCGGCAAGGGCATCACAGAGATGACGCTGGGCGCCGAAGACCTCTGAGCCTTTCACTCTGCCACCCCGAGTGGCAGTCCCTTCGACGAATCTATTTGCAGCCAAGCCTGCGCATTACCGTGCGCAGGGGAGGGCTCAGAAAAGAGGAATCTCATTCATGAAACACATCATCGCTGTCCTGCTCGAAAACGAACCCGGTGCGCTCTCGCGCGTGGTGGGCCTGTTCTCCGCGCGGGGCTACAACATCGAATCTCTCACCGTGGCTCCCACGGAAGACCCCAGCCTCTCGCGCATGACGATCCAGACCACCGGTTCGGATGACGTGATCGAGCAGATCACCAAACACCTGAACCGGCTGATCGAAGTCGTCAAGGTGGTGGACCTGACTGAAGGCGCCTACACCGAACGCGAACTCATGCTGGTGAAGGTGCGCGCGGTGGGCAAGGAGCGTGAGGAAATGAAGCGCATGGCCGACATCTTCCGCGGCCGCGTCATCGACGTGACGGAGAAGAGCTACACCATCGAACTCACCGGCGACCAGGGCAAGAACGACGCTTTTCTGGAAGCCATTGATCGCGCTGCCATCCTGGAAACGGTTCGTACCGGTTCCTGCGGTATCGGTAGGGGTGAGAGAATCCTGCGCGTTTGACCTGTTTCAGGGCTCAGCCATTTGCCCGTTCGGGCTGAGCCTGTCGAAGCCCCTGTCCACTGGATGGGGGTCCCGAGAGCCCTTCGACAGGCTCGCGAAGAACGGCAACACACCTCAAATCCATTGGAGCAAAAGATGAAAGTTTTCTACGACAAAGACTGTGACCTGAGCCTGATCAAGGGCAAGACCGTGGCCATCGTTGGCTACGGCTCGCAAGGCCACGCCCACGCCCAGAACCTGAACGACAGCGGCGTGAAGGTCGTGGTCGGCTTGCGCAAGGGCGGTGCCTCATGGGACAAGGTTGGCAAGGCCGGCCTGACCGTGATGGAAGTCAACGACGCCGTCAAGGCCGCTGACGTGGTCATGATCCTGCTGCCCGACGAGCAGATCGCCGAGGTTTACACCAACAACGTGGCTCCCAACATCAAACAGGGTGCTTCGCTGGTGTTTGCCCACGGTTTCAACGTGCACTACAACCAGGTCGTGCCGCGCGCCGACCTGGACGTGTGGATGGTCGCGCCCAAGGCCCCCGGCCACACCGTGCGCAACACCTACACCCAGGGTGGCGGCGTGCCCCACCTGATCGCGATCCACCAGGACAAGAGCGGTAAGGCGCGTGACCTCGCGCTGAGCTACGCGATGGCCAACGGTGGTGGCAAGGCCGGCATCATCGAGACCAACTTCAAGGAAGAGACCGAGACCGATCTGTTCGGCGAACAGGCCGTGCTGTGCGGGGGCGCTGTCGAGCTGATCAAGATGGGTTATGAAACCCTGACAGAAGCCGGCTACGCCCCCGAGATGGCCTACTTCGAGTGCCTGCACGAATTGAAGCTGATCGTCGACCTGATCTACGAAGGCGGCATCGCCAACATGAACTATTCGATCTCCAACAACGCGGAGTTCGGCGAGTACGTGACCGGCCCCGAAGTGATCAACGAAGAGTCGCGCAAGGCCATGCGCAACGCTCTGAAGCGCATCCAGAACGGCGACTACGCCAAGATGTTCATCCAGGAAGGCCG
This window harbors:
- a CDS encoding asparaginase, yielding MPTIPPALTALPRHVSITVSYRGGHPENIHHGSLAVVNAQGELLASVGDVDSPLFTRSSLKPFQAMPLIALAADRLGLDDADVALLCASHSGEPMHVDRVASLLARMGANEATLACGSHVPYFYGATGRQPEPGAIFNRFHHNCSGKHTGMLLLAHALGQPLSGYLDTQHPVQRQIAQSVSHFSGVPVEQLVRGTDGCSAPNYALPLRSLAHAFARLTPTDPDPVYGLAPQRVAHAMSRHPELVSGQGRNDLTLMRAGRGDWVSKVGADGVQAIASFSRGIGIAAKCSEGQLVPLMVALVSALDQLGWLDAESRAVLAGLVPPPLRNAAGIEVGEMRAVLRL
- a CDS encoding P-II family nitrogen regulator translates to MKQITAVIKPFKLEEVREALAEQGVTGLTVTEVKGFGRQKGHTELYRGAEYVVDFLPKVKLEVVVKSADVERCVDAIVRAARTGKIGDGKIFVTSVERVVRIRTGEEDETAV
- a CDS encoding TIGR00730 family Rossman fold protein — translated: MSTPTFSLCVYCGSRPGADPTFADAARAVGEWIGRHGGQLVYGGGRNGLMGLVADATMAAGGRVIGIIPRALVEKEWAHHGCSELHVVDTMHERKRLMAEHADAFLALPGGIGTLEEFFEVWTWRQLGYHDKPVGLLNLGGYYDSLLAFLHTGVQQQFMGDWQMNLIRVDADAARLLPDLVQAAGFSPAARVDAI
- a CDS encoding diacylglycerol kinase → MNPSTPQEAPDAQKARTGLPRIWHAFGYSLAGLRAGWGETAFRQEAMAALVMLPLAFWLGRTWVEVVLLTGVVLFVMIVELLNTGVESAVDRIGPEWHTLSKRAKDMGSAAVLLSLLLCAGTWSAAIWVRWL
- a CDS encoding RDD family protein, whose translation is MTDPASPPFQTKAANLMAPPLRRRMACWLYEGMLLFGVVFIAGYLFSTLTQTRHALDNRHLQQAFLFVVFGIYFAWFWAKGQTLAMKTWNIRVVDSQGRPLTQTRALWRYVLSWLWFLPPLAGGAAFSLPGGELAVIVVGWVLVWALLSRFHVQRQFVHDALAGTRLVHFQPIETPKRDKR
- a CDS encoding acetolactate synthase 3 catalytic subunit; the encoded protein is MEINKAELASAAAASGAAPQELRGAEILVKALQAEGVKYIWGYPGGAVLHIYDAFYKQDTIQHVLVRHEQAAVHAADGYARATGDVGVSLVTSGPGLTNAVTGIATAYMDSIPMVIIAGQVPTAAIGLDAFQECDTVGITRPIVKHNFLVKDVRDLALVMKKAFHIARTGRPGPVVVDIPKDVSFNKTAFAGYPESVEMRSYNPVRKGHGGQIRKALQLLLTAKRPYIYTGGGVLLGNAVQELRTLVDLLGYPVTNTLMGLGAYPASDRKFLGMLGMHGTVEANNAMQNCDVLLAVGARFDDRVIGNPKHFAQNERKIIHIDIDPSSISKRVKVDVPIVGDVKDVLTELINMVRETSTRTDEKALAGWWEAIEGWRSTDCLKYDRGNKDVIKPQHVVETLWNMTKDADAYITSDVGQHQMWAAQYYKFNEPRRWINSGGLGTMGVGIPYAMGIKLAKPESEVFCVTGEGSVQMCIQELSTCLQYNTPIKIVALNNRYLGMVRQWQELDYEGRYSHSYMDALPNFVKLAEAYGHVGMLIERPQDVEGALREARKLKDRTVFMDFRTDPTENVFPMVRAGKGITEMTLGAEDL
- the ilvN gene encoding acetolactate synthase small subunit — encoded protein: MKHIIAVLLENEPGALSRVVGLFSARGYNIESLTVAPTEDPSLSRMTIQTTGSDDVIEQITKHLNRLIEVVKVVDLTEGAYTERELMLVKVRAVGKEREEMKRMADIFRGRVIDVTEKSYTIELTGDQGKNDAFLEAIDRAAILETVRTGSCGIGRGERILRV
- the ilvC gene encoding ketol-acid reductoisomerase, which codes for MKVFYDKDCDLSLIKGKTVAIVGYGSQGHAHAQNLNDSGVKVVVGLRKGGASWDKVGKAGLTVMEVNDAVKAADVVMILLPDEQIAEVYTNNVAPNIKQGASLVFAHGFNVHYNQVVPRADLDVWMVAPKAPGHTVRNTYTQGGGVPHLIAIHQDKSGKARDLALSYAMANGGGKAGIIETNFKEETETDLFGEQAVLCGGAVELIKMGYETLTEAGYAPEMAYFECLHELKLIVDLIYEGGIANMNYSISNNAEFGEYVTGPEVINEESRKAMRNALKRIQNGDYAKMFIQEGRLNYPSMTARRRNTADHSIEVVGAQLRAMMPWIAKNKLVDQTRN